Genomic segment of Zerene cesonia ecotype Mississippi chromosome 7, Zerene_cesonia_1.1, whole genome shotgun sequence:
aaatacatacataaaaattatgaggGGAAATTACGTAGGTACTTAGGGGTTTCAACTATGAATCGGCATTTCACTCGGTATAAGGAGCCATCCATTATTTACGCCACACGAATATGGATTTGTTATCCCTCCTTGATACATTTTAAGATAACTATGAAATTCCGATGATGTGAGatcaaacattaaattttatgtacgtatttaaagataaaaaaaaataggtaatCATTAATGGATGACTCAATTCCTCTATCTCTGAGGTACACAgtaaaaatgctttataaatgcagtttttttttaagtatttataaatacttttacattAATCTCACATGATATCAATCCTACACCTACAATAAAGATCAAGTGTGAAACCGATAGAATATCTGGATTTATCGACATTGGCTAATTTTGTCTTCTGGCTCCTGTTAAAATctcacattaataattttattgttcaacGCAAACGTTCTACAACTAATTACCTATAACTTTTCCATATTCACATGTAGATTTAATGACATATCAAATACTGTCTGTGCAGGTAgctatcaaaataaatgatcaTAATATCTAGAATTTTACGAAACGCTGATTATTTATAGTTGTCatgacaaatatataatagcttATGCAGCGTTAGTGgagttgttatattataattcattgaaTAAAGCAATGCTATGGAgttttcaaattgtaaattatacgaTTTTTATGCGATTCTGGTATTCAACCAGGTCATTAACTCAATTTCCTAACTACTTTCGCGGACTCTACTACCTCGGATATCCCAAATAGCTCGGTCATTCATTTCATGGTTACTTACGTTtatctaaaaaattaaaaatcttattaacttctcattttatacaatattgtttaGTCTCAATACCCAAAACGCAGAATGCTCTAAATTCGTTTATAATCCGACTGTAAATTAATGTTGACCTCTTCACGCCTAATAAGCAGAGTAACACCGTTTTAGGAATAACCGTTTATTCGTCTGAGAATTAATTTGCATACAACTATTTAATTGCAAGTCAGCacgatacaaacaaaatagatGGACAAGTataggaataaattaaatcttttttattaatcggCGCAGTCATTTATATCGGAGAATCTGAATATATCcaggatgaaataaaaaatgtatttacttgATAGCACATTGCCGAAAGATTTCTCTACTTTACATGGATTTTTACTCAAATCAGTATGTATTATCGGCaactataaaaacatttcatgtGGTTTATAACCAACCTCGAAACTAGCCACTTTACACACACAGATGTACCTACTAGAACTTAAGTCAGCAAAGAAGTAATTTTTCCAGCAAGAAACATACATCATCTTTTTCATTCGCATCTGTCATTAAAAATGAACGGCAATATTGCATGTGTACAcctaaaatgattttatctcTCTATTATCCAGGCAGTGGAAATTTAACAACCGTAATGTAATGGCCTGTAAATAATCTCGCGTGGTTCAACGTAAGATATTATCTACAATAAACTACTTTTAACTCAATCAATTAACGCCACAATTAAGAACAATGCACTTATTATGTAACAGTTCCTTcctttatatttgaatgttcTTTGTTTTCAGGTTGGAAGTTCGTTTGCGCAGGACTACGATGGTAAGGGCGAACAATTACCTTTTACAACTCTATTTATTTCACcttctttattattgttgaaaattCAGAATTATACTAGTCCATTGAAATATGCCATTTAGCACGCGTTTCTCCGACGATTCAAGTatgtttttacacgctttttattagcttcacctgtatgtttgtttgtaaccgacttctttgggtgcgattttgacccacttaaaaaagggccagatttcgttcaaactttgtagactTATTGaagaccgatgacaatacactaatttgataaaattattccattttgcAATTTCAAAACATGATAAAAGcgagttttttagttttttttttaaactattataatatattattattaaggcGGAGACTTATCTCAATCGGAAATTGGAAACTAAAGACCTAgtattaatgtaatgtattattaGGGAATAGAACCTAGTAGAACTTTCACAGACTTACTATACTCATCTCTATACTGAGACACAAAAGTCACCACTTCCTTGTGAACTTCCCCATAAAGTAAATTGAGTAATTTCACTGCACgtattaactattaataaatataattgcagtAACGGATATCCAATGTACATTTTCAAACGGAGGGACTGGGATACGGGATTCCGTGACGGCATTGCTGAGGAAGCCAGAAGGTTTTCGAGGCGCACCTCTGTTCGCTGATGACAGAACGACTGACCCCATTGTTGACCCAGTCTGCCAAATCAGACCTGAGCCAGACGATCCCACCGGTCTGCTGTATAGGTTACGGATATCAGACTTCACAAAATGTGGCGTGTTGAAACGAAATGTAAGTATTGTGGTGtttgtttagaaattttatatatctacctTACACTAATTATAACTCTATGGTAGGCTTAAGTattgtgaaattaataatatacatattgataTATCGTACTAATTAAATGTGGCATATCAGTGGCAATAAAATGATTTCCCTACTACTCGTCTggaagttataataaattatttacttaccaACCTATCCAACTtacaaaatcttaaaaaataacttaactgtttatttaaattccttttgatagtcaaattaaatttaacaacatGCATTACATTGAACTgcatatgtttatattaattatcaacaTTGCTATCTCACCCATAGTTTTAACCAGTAACCAAATACCGGTAAAGTACggaattttttctttaaaatttaattcattcatgTTTAGGTAACAGTCCGTAAACGTGTTGATATATCAGATACTTGTATCTAAGTCTCGCACATGACACAGGTGAATCTCGAATACCGTTTCATAGACTGAGTCCAGTAACAAGGCAATAAGTTTAGGGTGTTATTACACGAGCCTCCCATTGTGTCCCATGTGATGTTGTGTCATCGACATAATAAGGAATGCCGTTACAATAACAGTATGGATTGCTGAGTGGCCTACAGAACGTAGTAGTAGATGGTGTATTATTAACTCGATGTGGACCGGTACCTGAATCGAGGTGAAAACACGTGTACCGCGCTAAAGACTGTAATACCACATAATCACTTAGCTCACTTTACTTCAGTTTTGCTGACATAAATGTTACAATCGGTAACTTTCACCGTTTAATGTAGGCTATGTGGGTTAGTGGGaaagaaaatcaaaaaagGATATACCAAAACAGCTAAATAACTCGTATGCTactgattattttaaagatgaaAAGCGTGAGCGAAGATAAATCATCATGAAAGTATTTAGACCAGTTACACTAAAGAAATATACGTATAACCGTCGTTTTACCGTCGTCGAATATACAGATAGACggataatacataaataataatcttaaaacgtctaatttatgtattttgctTGCTTTAGGGTTTCGTGCACGTCCGAGTGTGGTTTCCACAATTTCCAGGGGTTGTGATGCAGTCGGACcaagaattaattataatgtgcaAGCCTCCAGAGCCCACCATCATTGAGAATAAGGCTGCGGGATTTGCCGGTAGCTTGTAAGTAAAACTTGTTCAATTATGGAGAATTATACAACCGACAAACGCTCGTTCATTGGTACCCCCTTTTCAATGATAATAGctttacttaaaaaatgttaatgagctccaaaataaatattataatgcaatattttatatcgataaattgaaatataacgtATATATACAATTCTACAGTATCTGTTTGTATATGTTCGtcctttacatatataaaagagCTACagtcataaaacaaatacctatcttttattacattactcgtttataatattatacggtAACAATTTTTTCAGTCCGCATGGCGCTCGCGTATCAGGTGTGGTGGAAGAAACGCCAGGTCGTCTAGAGTATGAAGTAGCTCTGTATAAAGAGGCCCCACCTGTCTCCAGGCACTCCAACCACTCAGTAGACATGCCTGTCGATCAGGTAAATACTGTACGTGCATTTATACAAGTGATAATCAATTTCACGCACACGTATAGTAAAAGCTTCGCTTTCGCTAGTACGGCAcgcgttaatttatttttatttccttttctttaagaaaaataagtaCTTATGAAAGAAAttggttataaaaatgtagctatattattgtaatagaaaTTTGTACTTTCTGGTACGTTATAAGAATCTGCATTGAATGAAAGGAATCTATTTTAGGCGGTGCCAATTGGTACAAAACTTCAATTACGAGCACGAATTAATCCGGACTCGGCATGGCGTCACATCAAATTGTTGGAAGTTGCCGTGTCACCGGATCCGGACCGACCACACGCCTCGGGCGCTGTGCTTTTAGTGAAAGACGGGTAAGATTCTGACTACCTTATAATGTCTAgtcattaattcattaatgatttaatttcttatacaCACACACTGCATGtctgaaatttaataacttcTTTCTCTCGAGGTTCTCAAGTCGACTGTATCATTTTGTGGTTGTTACCTCTTATCTTTTTACTGGGTTCACCGATtcttataattctttttaataacagATTACTCTCTTTGTTCTTTGTTCTctactttttttaaacataatagttTATAACTAATTGTAACAGTACTGGCCTTAGCCAGTGCCACACTAGACTTAATGAGACATTAGACTTATTGaagtctaataataataaataaaaataagtctaaTGTCTTATTAAAGTCTGGTGTGGCCATGCGCCAATCTACTCTAGGGCAGGTATATTCCTAGCTGGGGCGATCGTCATATCTGatttgtgttattatatattgttattctataaactatttaatttatttataataaaacgatcAATAAGTGCTTAGTGCACTCGCAACGTTAAGTTTGTGACTTAGATAATAAAAGCTCAACCTTAGTGGTATCGTTCATTCCTACGAAATACATCACacagaatatttaattctgtttttttGTACCGTGACGAATCACGAAAATCATGTTATTAAAGTTCCTAAACATAAGTCGCGATGTTATACAAAGACTAAATGAAATAAGGACAGGAAGTTTGAATTAATACTCTCCAATTTCCGTATGTTACTATTCTAACCGTATAAATACCAttcatgttaatataattgctgACAATTTTCATCCTAAGGTGCCGAAACCGTGACTTTGCATCAATCATACCCCACCAGCCCGCGCGGTACCGAGAGCGCCACAATGAGGTATTCTTGGACTTCGAAGCCTTCCTTCTAGCATCTATGAAGGAACGCTCTACTTTGTGGATCCATTCACAAATTAAAGCCTGCATGGAAGCTGCTGATTGTCAACCGGATTATTGTCTTGATTTATATGAACCCTCAGGTACCAACaacaataacatctatataCGTAAAATTCTCTTATCActatgttagttaccatactcctccgaaaagGTTGGATCAATTTTCATTAAGTTTTGtttgcatatcgggtaggtttgagaatcggctaacatccaTTTTTCATGccctttcattttatatacattattaaaatgccTGGTATATTGAACAAGATGATAAAGCTTTTTTTGTCCTAATTGCTACGTAATCTTTCATAATAGCAACATTCTAAACACCCAGAATAGGTATACTATTTAACCATTAGTTATAggttttgaattatttcataaattcatgGTAAATAACGCTTGCAAGTtgtacatatttgtaaaactTGTATTTGTAAAACTATATAGCTTAAATACAcaagtacaataaaaaaaataattatatatgtgtaatatgATCCTGCCAAttgtttatacaaacaaatgaaaatgagACAACATGCGAGATTTATTCAGGTCGATAccgataaaatgttaattcttAACTTAATACCAACAATTATACGagattaaatagaaaataaaacgttaaataCAGGCCTCAATGTCAAAGTGATTCGTTTACTTATTTGGTTATATTCATGTTCTGCCCATACGCAACGGACCTTTGTCAGCTTAAAGTAATCCATCAAGACCTTAATCATTTCACTTCCCACACCCGAACCTCCTAGATGACATACattaaactaatttaacaaaatagaaaatgtataaactgatatattttttttacttccaGGACACGGACGGCGAAAAAGATCTTTGCCAGAGATAACAGAGTCCCATAACATCACCAGTTCTTCATTAACTGCTGACAACGGCAGTACGCCGTTCACCCGTTTCAAGGAGAACTTAGAGTACACTGTTGTCATGCCGGGAGAGCTCTTCCATAGAACACCAATAGAAGTCACTTGCGCTACTTCCATGATGGTGGCAGTGGCTCTCGGGACGTTACTGTTTATGTCCGCATTACTGGTAAGATATAAGTGTTCATAAagtgtatcccgtaggaatatcgggatatcgttgcctatgtgttattccagttgtccggctatctacgtaccaaatttcattgcaatcggttcagtagttttgcgtgaaagggtaacaaatatacatacttacaaactttcgcgtttataatattagtaggatacaacaaaatattattacgtgAATATGACTTGGACCTCCATAGGTACtcagtataaataatagtaataattgatttattccTTATCACTTTACAAGAAATGATAATTTGGAGAGGAGAattaattcgtttttattatatattcgtttaatattttacgaatacaaaaaaagtactcgttatttatattctgcAGCAAATGTCTGTTataagcataaaaaaaaacatttatcatatatttatcacaGAATATTTTCCCCAGATGTGTTATCTCGCGACCAGATTAAATTCCACGATGATGAAAAACAACAATCTTCAGGCACCACCTGGGAAAGGGTTTGAACAAATCTTGAGGGAACTCGCCCACCATTCCATCCCCGACACCGGCTACACAGGACGACCCACCGTGCAATaaactatttcattattatctttatgataaaatgttaaggaacaatgctataaaattacaacataggcaatagtgtaaaataatttctcaaaaacctcttaatataaattaaaataattatttatagcaaaaatcgaaaccgccttcaaatggTCAGAAATCAACCCATCCAGTCCAAacttctgaggtaacaaatccAAAACAATACATTCAAATAGAGATCCTCttcattttttcaaaaaatcaaGTGTCAAGTCAATCAACATCgagtaaaagaataaaatcagCAAAATTATGATCAATTTAAAGCTTTGTGATTTACTTTATCTTACACTCAAATTATGAGCTTAAATTTGGTGATTTGTTTGAAGCCCAAATTCCACAACGTTTGGAAATTAATAAAGGAGTTCAAAGGTCCGTTTGGTTtcgcataatttataatatactttcagTTTCGCATACTTTAAGGTATCTGACATTATTGTACAATAGCTTACAATTCTATACAacgtgtttgtttgaaaaaaacacattttatctAGGTTACCCTTTAAAAATAcctaagtttttaaatataaacagaattttatttattaatataaattgtgttgGATGGATAGGTATATTGCTATTAGTTATAGGTAATTAAAAATGGCTATTCTTATGACTGAAAAAATAACGttacattattaacataaacttTTTCAGTCATGACAATTAATAAGttcttaacaaataaaatattttatatgaagtttatacaaataagCTCTTTGTATGTAGAGTagttttttagaaatattgagtgtaataataagtaattataaataagttcgATAAATTTGTTggttttattgatttgttaaaTGCTAGTCTGGTCCCAGCtctttttattggttttttcaaattaacaaaagatttaaacataatgaCTGATCCAAGCGAAGATAAATCCAGCAAACCCAACATTgttaaaatctgttcagccGTTTTTGAGTTTCAAGTGATGTAaccaatattttcttttctttaattttaatttaaaacaatcaaatatttagatacatatttcaaaattaaaaaatttttgcttaaataataaaagattgtgttgagtaaaattaaaaaatctgtatCATCTAGCATGGAATTTCATTACCGTTAGACTAGAGAGCGGTCCAATATTGAACGAGGGGCTCGGTGATTATATAGAGCTATAAATCTGATAGGCAAGGACCGAGGGCTGCTCAAGGGGGTCTTGAGTTGTCTTTAAGATCATTCCGGTTCTGCGCTTGCTCTTTCCACATTGGAATATGATAATGGGTATGGTAAGCTACATTATTTTGACGTTTTGCTGTGGAGATCCTGGTGCGTTCCATGGGAGATCCCAGGATCCCTGCTATCATGCTTTGAGTTTGGCCGCTGAGGAGGTTTTAGTGGGTAGAAATCCCACATCCCACTACTTTTCCCCTAAAGCTGATCAGTCTGATGAGCATTTTCTGCCGACTTGTAATAAGCGAGATCAGAAACATTTGGTGTAGAAATCAAACATATTTGTGGAAATTCgggaaaaaaagaaatatatctaTACCTTAAATCTAATGTTATTGAAAGCTTTCAGTTGTTCACGTTCAATTTGAACGAAGTTGCAGTTGTAGGTAATTAATACAAACTTTTGTTAATGATTTATAGTGACTCAACCAAGAAATATTCTTCCCTTCTGACGAGAACCCAAACACTAAtttcgtaaatttttttttgttactagcGTATGAACCGGTTGGCGATTTATCGATATAGCgattatctgtggttttgaaacattcacaaatattttataaattaaaagaatatgaCAAAATACAGCTGTTAACTGTCAAGTCAACAGAGTAattcaacaataaattattatgataggGACTAGTTCTTGATCTGTGATTATATGTATCTTCTATGGCTAAAACAAGTGCTAgcgcattaattaattaaaaaaagtaccacttaaatatattagtagcctcctaaataatgattatattttaaaacaaaatgtaactTCATGAATGTCACAGCTTCTTTTCTTGAgccttttaaaaattatatcataccTATACTCACAGCTCATATCAATGGTAAATGGTATTTCCAAATcctaatatatgtattaaaaatgagcAAACAGGGTATAAGCAGTGGCAGCAGAAAAGTATCTGCAACGGAAAAACCTAAGAAACTCTGGTCCTTGGGATTATTGGAATCCATGAAAGACCCTAAGAGTATTTATAAGGAAACCAAGGAAGTTGTTGTGATAAAAGATAAGTATCCAAAAgcaaaaatacattatcttGTTCTCCCTCATGATGAAATTAGCAGTATTTTTAACCTTAACAAGAACCATGTAGATCTTTTAGAAGAATTTGGCAAGATATTTGAAGAAATCCAGAAAGAACATAGTGACTCAATGCTTTGTAGTGGTTTTCATGCAGTACCAAGCATGCATAGATTACACATgcatataataagtaaagatATGATTTCACCTTGTTTGAAAACCAAGTTACACTGGAATAGTTTCactaccaatttttttttgccatACCAAGGTATtgagtattatattttcttaattttaaatagtttagcGCTGTATAATTCAGtgtgagaaaatatttaaagttgtattaaataaactgttaTTTCAAGACTAGAATCACTACATAGAATTAAACATAGGCACATCTTGCTGTCTATCCCTGTATAATTACTGTGCAAATTATGGAAGGGGGGGGGGGACAagtatatctataaaacaattattggaGAATTGAAATGTAACACCAAAAGCAAATGGgtaccattattttattttatatacaatttgtaaCATAACATATCAATTTGTATTGATAACATGtcataatattcaaacaattattattctatttaagtAAACAAGTTAATTTGTTCAACTGATCAAGCCCCAGGAACAGATCAAAGTGAGAAAGTTCTCAATCATACATCTGTAGCAGCTCATATCACCATGGGATATCACTACTAACCATGACAGTTAAATGCAAttgtcaaaaattatatttagcatgttgtatttaacaaaaaacatttctttcagATGTTCTCAGAAAGTTAAAAGAAGATGGacacattgaaaaaatatcacCAGAAGCACACAAAAAGTTTATGTCCACACCACTTAAATGTAACCAATGCAATTTTGAGCCAAAAAATATGCCTCAATTAAAGCAACATTTAGTAAGCCATTGTGATTAatgatttagttataaaaattatgaactatctttaaaactctttttttttttcaagtattGTGTTTGTGGTTTaagagattttaatttatgaaatcaacAATTCATGTTCTTATTAGATACCAGATACTTGTTCTGGATTCAACTGGGTTGaccaacaataaataaaatagcccATTTTATGCTGTGTTTGCGTAGCTTTGTAatggtaaataattttgaagtgACCTTCATCACTGTGCCAccgctaatattatattaaggaaataaaaatgtacacaaaCATAAtgcaaactaaaaaataaagagatgaaatcttgaaataaaacattttgaagaAATTGCACTATTTTATtgccaaaaaaataaaaggtacTTTTTGTGTAAAGAAAACTTGTTGATAATACAGAACTTATTATTAGATATCAAAAAGATAAGCTATGTGTAGTCGTAAAATCAACAATATCTTAATATTGaacatttctaaaaatatatgtaggtacctaattCTTTTTActcatgaaaaatattataaaaaatggcaTCTAGCAgcaatttattgaattcattatattcacAATTGCTTATCAAACACTATTTGGgacaattaaaattgttttcctTTTCTGTAAtccattacataatataaaatttattgagcatattacaataattaggAAAAGAATAAAACTTGCGAAAAGTTAAAAGATattggaaaaaatatatagtttttacttAGATatcattacttttaattatgctattcaattattttattatcttgtcAAAAGACTAAAAATGTTGCAACAAAGTGCAAACAATTGTgcctaatattttataatacaataaaattataaaatagaaaccaATTTTACTATTTCCCTTTCATTATTAAAGTAACATCTCATAGATGTTATttctagtatttattttattttccattaatcCTATAAGGTGTCACTTCTACATGCTAATTTGCTGGATCGTGGACTGTCTGAGTCCATTAGAGAGCTAGAGGAATTGCTAACATTTTCTTCGTCTGGTGTGTACATAGCCAAATTACGTCTTTTGAATActtttttcattgattttggAGGTGTTTCGCAGTCAGATGTAACGTTACCACTTTCTGACAAAAAACTGTTACTTTGAGATAAAACTGAAACTGTTTCGGACAAATCTTCATTTTCACTTGGTGTGACTGGAGCTGGGAGTGATAATCTGGAACACTTTATGGGTGTATTTTGTACTATACTGTCTGGTGTTGGAATAATCAAAGGTTGCTTCATACTTCTGCCAGATCTAGCTAGAACTACTTGCAATGGGTCATCAATGCCCAGCTTTTCACACAAAGTAACAGTTTGCGGATTCATTATGGCCTCATTGGGCGGAACCTTAGGCATGTTAGGATTGTATACAGGTGCAGTTTGTACAAATGTCTCATTacttatttctaaatttcCCATTAATTGTACAATAAGATCTTTTTCATCTTGACTAGGTGTGAAATCATATctgaaaattaacataatgatATTTCCttcattcaaatcaaattaaaacattgataTTTTGTAGGACATAGTAGGCTGATCAATaaaacatcctactaatattataaatgtgaaagtttgtaaggatgtgtgtgtgtttgttgctctttcacgcaaaaactactgaaccggttgcaatgaaaattggtacgtagatagctggacaactagaatagcatataagcaactttttatcccgatattcctacggggaatgtaatcaaatttattatttaattattttatgatatatttatttttcagcctgttgtaataaaatttataaccttctaataaacatttaacttACCGTTCATTGCCTCCTGGACCAGGTAAATgtgaatcaatattttttacagacAATAGATGATTTGTGTTCTTCAAAACAGCCAGCCACTCTgcatcatattttaattgcttgtCTCCTTCAAATTCAGGGGGCAGATCTAATACTTGTAAATGTCTCCTCTTAGGTAAACATTTATCGAGAGCTAAGAACTTGGTTTCAGTACCGTTTCCATGCTTAACCAATGCTGCAAATTGACAATGCAAATGTGCAGCAAACCAATAATCAGGTTTCAATGTGTGCAAGAGTTTTTCTGCAGGTGGACTTCCCAGTTGATTGGATTCAATGTCTTCTCTGAAAAGTTAGTTTTTACTACTACAATTAACTGTGtacattcacatttaaattttctttttaacattGCTTGAATACAcatcaaaaaattatcatgGAGTAGCTAAACTGTAtctacttataaatttattttaaagtataagaacacattatttttacatgttcATCTATAACCctccattattataaatgtaatttataacgcCTGCTAACATCTTACCTGAAAAATGGTTTTCTCTTTAACAAAAAGTTCTTATCACCATAATCTGTGATGCCTCTTGGCCAGTCATGTGACAGCATAACATGGACTTTATCTTTCAACTGACTTAGTCTGAACACATCTAATGCTCTGATATGGTAGACCGAACGCAATGATCCTGCTGTGTACGGTGGACTTTCCCAAAGGCCTTGTAAATAATCATGTCCTTTAAAAATTCCTGATATAcctgcaataaaaatataactatttattaatcaatagTAAATATGCAAAAACTAAACCTTTAAAGATTTGTTGTATCATGAAACAGTTTCATCTAACAGTAtactttacatatttttaatttttatcatattctctatatattattctcaaCTGCAAGACATACAGTTAAATTGGACAGAATATGCAAATTGACTCGTCCACCAAATTCCTGTGGAAACTTACTAATACAAAgtgatacaattttaaaaaatcatgttttttttctattttacataCCACCAAGCCTTAAATTTCCAAATTGAATAACACCAGCTCTTCCTAAATAGTAAATGTTCGGTGCGACCCAACCTCCAAATGGCAACtcttgtaaataatttgatgCTTCATGATTACCtccaataaaaattgtaagtatAGGTGCAACTTTTTCTCCACTATAATATctgaaaatgataattattattattagttgctttatttatgtggcgaaaaattaaaacttaaaaattgtttatgaaaacTGAATAGCTTACTTATGAAAAGTGCAAATGTTTTGGTACTTCTCAGGCACAGCCATGGCCCGTAAATCTCCATTATTACGGACGGCTTGAAAATCCCCACAACAgatcaataaatcaatttt
This window contains:
- the LOC119828303 gene encoding lariat debranching enzyme, whose translation is MKIAVEGCAHGELDKIYECIETLQEREGIKIDLLICCGDFQAVRNNGDLRAMAVPEKYQNICTFHKYYSGEKVAPILTIFIGGNHEASNYLQELPFGGWVAPNIYYLGRAGVIQFGNLRLGGISGIFKGHDYLQGLWESPPYTAGSLRSVYHIRALDVFRLSQLKDKVHVMLSHDWPRGITDYGDKNFLLKRKPFFREDIESNQLGSPPAEKLLHTLKPDYWFAAHLHCQFAALVKHGNGTETKFLALDKCLPKRRHLQVLDLPPEFEGDKQLKYDAEWLAVLKNTNHLLSVKNIDSHLPGPGGNERYDFTPSQDEKDLIVQLMGNLEISNETFVQTAPVYNPNMPKVPPNEAIMNPQTVTLCEKLGIDDPLQVVLARSGRSMKQPLIIPTPDSIVQNTPIKCSRLSLPAPVTPSENEDLSETVSVLSQSNSFLSESGNVTSDCETPPKSMKKVFKRRNLAMYTPDEENVSNSSSSLMDSDSPRSSKLACRSDTL
- the LOC119840816 gene encoding aprataxin, with the translated sequence MNVTASFLEPFKNYIIPILTAHINGKWYFQILIYVLKMSKQGISSGSRKVSATEKPKKLWSLGLLESMKDPKSIYKETKEVVVIKDKYPKAKIHYLVLPHDEISSIFNLNKNHVDLLEEFGKIFEEIQKEHSDSMLCSGFHAVPSMHRLHMHIISKDMISPCLKTKLHWNSFTTNFFLPYQDVLRKLKEDGHIEKISPEAHKKFMSTPLKCNQCNFEPKNMPQLKQHLVSHCD
- the LOC119828299 gene encoding uncharacterized protein LOC119828299 isoform X2; protein product: MTSARGCALVLIYLVGSSFAQDYDVTDIQCTFSNGGTGIRDSVTALLRKPEGFRGAPLFADDRTTDPIVDPVCQIRPEPDDPTGLLYRLRISDFTKCGVLKRNGFVHVRVWFPQFPGVVMQSDQELIIMCKPPEPTIIENKAAGFAGSFPHGARVSGVVEETPGRLEYEVALYKEAPPVSRHSNHSVDMPVDQAVPIGTKLQLRARINPDSAWRHIKLLEVAVSPDPDRPHASGAVLLVKDGCRNRDFASIIPHQPARYRERHNEVFLDFEAFLLASMKERSTLWIHSQIKACMEAADCQPDYCLDLYEPSGHGRRKRSLPEITESHNITSSSLTADNGSTPFTRFKENLEYTVVMPGELFHRTPIEVTCATSMMVAVALGTLLFMSALLMCYLATRLNSTMMKNNNLQAPPGKGFEQILRELAHHSIPDTGYTGRPTVQ
- the LOC119828299 gene encoding uncharacterized protein LOC119828299 isoform X1, which encodes MTSARGCALVLIYLVGSSFAQDYDVTDIQCTFSNGGTGIRDSVTALLRKPEGFRGAPLFADDRTTDPIVDPVCQIRPEPDDPTGLLYRLRISDFTKCGVLKRNGFVHVRVWFPQFPGVVMQSDQELIIMCKPPEPTIIENKAAGFAGSFPHGARVSGVVEETPGRLEYEVALYKEAPPVSRHSNHSVDMPVDQVNTAVPIGTKLQLRARINPDSAWRHIKLLEVAVSPDPDRPHASGAVLLVKDGCRNRDFASIIPHQPARYRERHNEVFLDFEAFLLASMKERSTLWIHSQIKACMEAADCQPDYCLDLYEPSGHGRRKRSLPEITESHNITSSSLTADNGSTPFTRFKENLEYTVVMPGELFHRTPIEVTCATSMMVAVALGTLLFMSALLMCYLATRLNSTMMKNNNLQAPPGKGFEQILRELAHHSIPDTGYTGRPTVQ